The following proteins are co-located in the Mus caroli chromosome 7, CAROLI_EIJ_v1.1, whole genome shotgun sequence genome:
- the Gpr26 gene encoding G-protein coupled receptor 26, giving the protein MNSWDAGLAGLLVGTIGVSLLSNGLVLLCLLHSADIRRQAPALFTLNLTCGNLLCTVVNMPLTLAGVVAQRQPAGDRLCRLAAFLDTFLAANSMLSMAALSIDRWVAVVFPLSYRAKMRLRDAAFMVAYTWLHALTFPATALALSWLGFHQLYASCTLCSRRPDERLRFAVFTSAFHALSFLLSFIVLCFTYLKVLKVARFHCKRIDVITMQTLVLLVDIHPSVRERCLEEQKRRRQRATKKISTFIGTFLVCFAPYVITRLVELFSTAPIGSHWGVLSKCLAYSKAASDPFVYSLLRHQYRRSCKELLNRIFNRRSLHSVGLTGDSHSQNILPVSE; this is encoded by the exons ATGAACTCGTGGGACGCGGGCCTGGCGGGGCTGCTGGTGGGCACTATCGGCGTGTCGCTGCTGTCCAACGGGCTGGTGCTGCTCTGCCTCCTGCACAGCGCTGACATCCGCCGCCAGGCGCCGGCGCTCTTCACTCTCAACCTCACGTGTGGCAACCTGCTGTGTACCGTGGTCAACATGCCACTAACACTGGCCGGCGTCGTGGCACAACGGCAGCCGGCCGGAGACCGCCTGTGCCGCCTGGCCGCCTTCCTCGACACCTTTCTGGCCGCCAACTCCATGCTCAGCATGGCCGCGCTCAGCATTGACCGCTGGGTGGCTGTGGTCTTTCCGCTGAGCTACCGTGCCAAGATGCGCCTCCGAGATGCCGCCTTCATGGTGGCCTACACGTGGCTGCACGCGCTCACCTTCCCGGCCACCGCGCTCGCTCTGTCCTGGCTCGGCTTCCACCAGCTGTATGCCTCGTGCACACTGTGCAGCCGGCGGCCGGACGAGCGCCTGCGCTTTGCTGTCTTCACCAGCGCCTTCCATgcgctcagcttcctgctctcctTCATCGTGCTCTGCTTCACGTACCTCAAGGTGCTCAAGGTGGCCCGCTTCCACTGCAAGCGCATCGACGTGATCACCATGCAGACGCTTGTGCTGTTGGTGGATATACACCCCAG TGTGAGGGAACGGTGTCTGGAGGAACAGAAGCGGAGGCGACAGCGTGCCACCAAGAAGATCAGCACCTTCATAGGGACCTTCCTTGTGTGCTTTGCACCCTATGTGATTACCAG GCTGGTGGAACTCTTCTCCACAGCACCCATTGGCTCTCACTGGGGTGTGCTGTCCAAGTGCTTGGCCTACAGCAAGGCCGCTTCTGACCCCTTCGTGTATTCCTTGCTGCGACACCAATACCGCAGGAGCTGCAAGGAGCTTCTGAACAGGATCTTCAACAGACGCTCCCTTCACTCTGTGGGCCTCACAGGTGACTCTCACAGCCAGAACATTCTGCCAGTGTCGGAATGA